From Macaca fascicularis isolate 582-1 chromosome 14, T2T-MFA8v1.1, a single genomic window includes:
- the FANCF gene encoding Fanconi anemia group F protein encodes MESLLQHLDRFSELLAVSRTAHVRTWDPVTVRRALQWARYLRHIHRRFGRHGPIRTALERRLHNQWRQEGGFGRGPVPGLANFQALGHGDVLLSLRLLENQALGDAARHHLVQQLFPGPGVPDADEETLQESLARLARCGSAVHMLRFNGYRKNLNLQEDSLMKTQAELLLERLQEVGKAEAEGPSRFLSRLWERLPQHNFLKVIAVALLQPPLSPRPQEESEPSIHKTPGEGSQALVHWLLGNSEVFAAFCRALPAGLLTLVTSRHPALSPVYLGLLTDWGQRLHYDLQKGIWVGTESQDVPWEELHNRFQSLCQAPPPLKDKVLTVLETCKAQDGDFEVPGLSIWTDLLLALRSGAFRKRQVLGLSPGLSSV; translated from the coding sequence ATGGAATCCCTCCTGCAGCACCTGGATCGCTTTTCCGAGCTTCTGGCGGTCTCACGCACTGCCCACGTCCGCACCTGGGACCCGGTCACTGTGCGCCGGGCCCTGCAGTGGGCGCGCTACCTGCGCCACATCCATCGGCGCTTTGGTCGGCACGGCCCCATTCGCACGGCTCTGGAGCGGCGGCTGCACAACCAGTGGCGGCAAGAGGGCGGCTTTGGGCGGGGTCCAGTTCCGGGATTGGCGAACTTCCAGGCCCTCGGTCATGGTGATGTCCTGCTCTCTCTGCGCCTGCTGGAGAACCAGGCCCTCGGGGATGCAGCTCGTCACCACCTGGTGCAGCAACTCTTTCCGGGCCCGGGCGTCCCGGACGCTGATGAGGAGACGCTCCAAGAGAGCCTAGCCCGCCTTGCCCGCTGCGGGTCCGCGGTGCACATGCTGCGCTTCAACGGCTATAGAAAGAACCTGAATCTCCAGGAGGACTCTCTGATGAAGACCCAGGCGGAGCTGCTGCTGGAGCGTCTGCAGGAGGTGGGGAAGGCCGAAGCGGAGGGTCCCTCCAGATTTCTCAGCAGACTGTGGGAGCGTTTGCCTCAGCACAACTTCCTGAAGGTGATAGCGGTGGCGCTGTTGCAGCCGCCTTTGTCTCCCCGGCCCCAAGAAGAGTCGGAACCCAGCATCCATAAAACACCTGGAGAGGGGAGCCAAGCGCTAGTCCACTGGCTTCTGGGGAATTCGGAAGTCTTTGCTGCCTTTTGTCGCGCCCTCCCAGCCGGGCTTTTGACTTTAGTGACTAGCCGCCACCCAGCGCTGTCTCCTGTCTATCTGGGTCTGCTAACAGACTGGGGTCAGCGTTTGCACTATGACCTTCAGAAAGGCATTTGGGTTGGAACTGAGTCCCAAGATGTGCCCTGGGAGGAGTTGCACAATAGGTTTCAAAGCCTCTGTCAGGCCCCTCCACCTCTGAAAGATAAAGTTCTAACTGTCCTGGAGACCTGTAAAGCGCAGGATGGAGATTTCGAAGTACCTGGTCTTAGCATCTGGACAGATCTCTTACTAGCTCTTCGGAGTGGTGCATTTAGGAAAAGACAAGTTTTGGGTCTCAGCCCAGGCCTCAGTTCTGTATAG